The DNA sequence CTGGGTTCACCTCACTCAAAACTAGCAACGTATGACCCCAGCAATGAAAAGACTGAAGTTAGACAAACAGGTATTTTTTAATGCAAAGGCAAAGTGAGTggtatagctagctagctatgagacAGAAGatatagctaactaactagcttaaTAGTTGATCTCTTGAAAAGTTGGCTAATGTTGTAGTTCCCTACATAAGTAgttgcattttacatttcaacctaatgttGGTCTTATAGATCAAACAATGCCACCTGGTTCTGCAGGCGTCAATGTAGCTCAAGTTGTTCATGTCAATGATATGTcctgcattttagcaggatcagatggtgaccatgagaaggtccttgtcacagcaggatcagacagccagggagaaaaggtcaactggcgagctgaggtgaaatgttgtattttaagGTGGATAACTTAAAGAAAATGAGCTATGTtatgtgtagcccatatcttgaatattcatatttattagcagaaccagaagggtgttgagtcaaccagtgtaTTCGTGCAAGAGAGTGGTGGAGTTTAGGAGGTGAGGTTTtgaaattcaagtacagtacTGGCAAAATGTAGATCACagatcagccacacacattgaaatatagaggtctgtagtagctcttcactaagagcacacatcatAGACAATATGTAAACTAAGtaacattaaatgaaatggctgaaaGCTGTATTTTGCAAGTTTGTTGTAGCAGAATTAATGAGGAGATGTGTCCATCAGTGCGCATACAGCATATGGCAAAAGGTTTGTGGACACCCGaacatcacacctatatgagcttgttggccatcccattccaaaaccatgggcgattgcaaaaacatatttgtccccACTGACGTAGCTATCCGGGGTGCGTTTGCACTAGGGCCCGCAGTGGGTGGGGGGCCCGGGCTTGacctctataaaaaaaaatatatatattttattttaaattgtgtgtttttatgtggttATCACTGTCAGACCTCAGGATCAGCATTCCATGCATATATACCGctttacaatgttttttccagGGGGTCCATGTAAGGACAGATTGCACCCCGGCCCGCTGTCACCACTCTACGCCTgtgtttgtccccctcacatttgaaatcaaacctacgCCCCTGGTTTATATCTAGAATGTTGATACATTGGAGGATCAGGCTTTCGAAGATTAGATTTCTCCAGACCTATCCTTCAGCTTTCTACCGAAATAGTGGTGGGAAGACCACTTTAATATTGTTACAAATAAGGATACCATCTttaacaatttattattttatcaacTTATTTGAAACGCCAATAGCTTAAAAACTAAACCAGGTAATGTAAAAACGTCTCCCTTAACTCCTTTTGGAGTACATGAAAGGGCGGAGTGGAATAAGTATTGTAATCTTCTTCACGTATCTTTAACAATCACTCGACGTCTCCAAATTACCATTTGTTATCGCACAATTATCATATACATTAGTCAACACCTGTTTCACTTAACCACTTTTAATTAGCCCCATTGAAATGATATGCTGAAGTCAAAACAAAACTATCCAGCATGTAACTGGCCGTCTGTTATTTTTCAATCTcattaaattaacaaaatagTCCTCGGTGTGGCACTGacaccaaaaacatttatttgttaaacataaatagtcaattaataATAAAGTGGTATCTTAcgaattatgtatttttatggATATTACTGCAATGGTTAAATACTGGAACATCTGCACAAAGCTAATGTTTTCGTTGCAGAAACCTATTGTCTATAATTCTATAGTTCAAACGACAAATATTAGAAGAACCCTCAGAAACATGGATTTAACGCTATTAAAGATCAAAGTTTCAGTCAATGGTCTAAAATGTGTTAACAAAATTATACTAATTCAGTTGGCTAATTAAATTAACAGCTCTATGTTTAGACTTTAGTTTCAATAAAAATCTGACCGTCAGACGAGATATAAGCATGCATCTGCCAGTTGATCCAATTAAAGTGATTTAGGGAAACAATCGATATTAAAATACAACATGGTATCGAAACCCGCCTATATTAAACTGTGTTGGGACAGTTGACGTTTTCCAGGtccaattttacattttgagaaataCAGTTGTATAGGTTTTGCTAATAACTTAAATTCAGGAAGGTTTCATTTTTTTGACATCAGGTAAAATGATGAGGACAGCtgattacatttatacatttgcTCATTAAAATGTGGATTTCTGGATCCTTGAaggctttgaatatcttttGGGATCTATTAAGAATCCATTGTTATCGATCATGTTGTGACAACAAATGGCAAAAGTTAGTTAGGAGTTTCTAGATCAGTAGCCTGTCGTCCGCATCAAATAGAAAACGGTGGATTTCAAATTAAGTTTCATTATTTGTCTCTCACCATAGAAATTATTGGTTTGTGAATTGAGATAGGTAATTTAGCGCCTTTAAGAAACCGTTAAAAGGAACAGAGGAGTTCTCCTTTGATGGGATTAAGTGTGAGTGAAAGCGATGTCTTTTGAACGTAACTGTCAGTCACTGCAACTAAGGACCGCCCATGACTGGATAGGGGTATATGAAGAGCCAGCGAGGGTGGACAGCATGTCATTCAAGCCCTGATGTTCTGGACGTAAGGATGCCTGCGTCACAAACTGGACTCGGAAACTTCTTCTTTGAGAGAAACATCAACATGCGCCCTGGATATCAGATACCAGTTTTGGGATGTCCACCTGGCATGCAACAGCAACAAGCCCCTCATCTCGCTGCGATGGCTGGGATACCTTTGGCATATTCAGGACTACAGGGATACAACTTCATCCCTTATCCACCCCACAGACACGTTGCGCACATTGTAAGTAATTTTATCATATGTTTTCTATATCTAACCGATAACATTTAAAGTTTAAGGTCTAAATGCACCTATCATTTATGATATTATTGTCGGAAAAACACCAATTGTACACGCCAATAAATGTAATGCGTAATTACGCAAGTCATTGTGGTTGGTGACACATTTAAACGTTGAATCTAAACATTGCCATTATATTTTCAGAACAACTCTTTCGACCTCAAAGCGGTGTCTTCGTATCATCAAGCACTTCTCGGCCGAGGTGCTCCGTTTTTCCCACAATATCGACTAGGCGCGACAGAGGACCCGAGCAGAGTCGCCAAGGTGGCAACGCGAGAAAGCACCAGCGCGCTCAAGGCCTGGCTAAATGAGCATCTCAAGAACCCATATCCCACAAAGGGTGAGAAGATCATGCTTGCCATTGTTACTAAGATGAGCCTCACGCAAGTGTCCACTTGGTTTGCCAATGCTAGGCGAAGACTGAAGAAGGAGAATAGGGTGAGCTGGGCGTCAAAGGATAAATCTGACGAGGAGGAGGGCGAGAGCGACGAAGAGGATGTAGAAGGCTCTCTGCAGAAAAGCCGTTTGGATGACGAAGATGAGATAGATCCTCAAAGCTTAGATGATAACTCAACGCCCGAACCGGTGGATGCGCGTCTGGGAAAACTATCAAAGGAGGACCAAAAAGACAATGAGCGTGCCACGAACGACTTAAATGTCGTACAGAGTGACACTTCTCCATCTCGACTGAAAGTTAAAGTTGAGTGTCAAAAGCCTAAAATATGGTCTTTGGCAGAAACCGCAACATCGGAAACGGTGAGAAAGCCCCAGGACAGTGCCTGCCACCCTGGCACAAAAGTTGACAAGTTCTGGGCAGAATGGGCATCAAGGAACGGACTGTATATTCCAGCATACCCTGCTCACGacattttataacatatttaaaatggtCAAGGACACATGTTTGCCTATTTTGCACTTTAAAATGCCAAACTCTATGGATTGGAGTGGGTCTACTTTTTCACGTATACACGCCTAGGTGTGTTACTTTACAGAACATGTTATGTCATttagattaaatatattttcaatgaaCACTTTGTAAATTATAATTTCTTTTGTCTTATCACgaaaacatattttggtaaaataaaatCCCGAAAAAGTATTGATTTTTTGTATGCgtttttactgttttcattgACCAATTCCAGGTGGTAGGTTGAAGCATCTACAAGACTAGAAAAGTTGGTAAAAGTTGATTGAATTCCCGAGCGGGTAAGGAGTTTGTCTATCATCTCTACGTGAACAAGGCAATTaacatacatttgtaattttattgAATAAGACTACTATAATTTAACGCCAGGAGTAGCTGGGTGCAGGGGGTGCGGCTGCACTGCGGTGGGTAGGGGGCCGTGCTTGGCCtctataataaatattattatctatgtggtTATCACAGTCAGAAGTCTGCTGTGGGGTTATTTACGCCAGAATTACCGCATCTTAAAGGTGGGGAGGCTTACTTTATATTGAAACTGtgggaaaaccccaatgatttTCCAAGAAcacttaaaaacacattttaaatgattcccCAATTCCACCATTTAAACAACTTTCTGGGGTAGATGTTTGAGGAGGTATGTTTATTATGTGGTTCTTTGAGTAACAAATATAAATAGttatttacaatttattttgagGAACTTACTAGGTTTCACCCACTGTTTCAATGTAAAGGATATACTCCGAGAAATGTCTCATGTAAGCAGGGGTGTAGAATTGGGGGGAACAGGGGGTcatgatcccccccccccaatattacagacatatcaatgtgacccccctggaaaagagtgaacaCCCTGGGATTCATTGATCCAGACCGCCCTAATTTACAACACAAACCTACGCCATTGCATGAAAGTGTACGTTTAAGCAAGATTATTTCAGCTGATGACAGTTTAACGTTGTTCTGGATACACGGATGCTAAAAGACAAAATtgttaaaaaacaattgtaatAACTATATAAAatagttgttttaaaaaatgtatcgaCAAAACAAGGACCTCTCTTGGTAAACCAATGGCCAACTTATGCTACTGACCCCTTTGGCCACAAGAATATAAAATTAAAACTGACTGAACTTCATAAAAGTATTTATGATTCATGATTCAAAAGTGTCTATTATCTTTATGAATTATGTTCACTAAAACTCCTAACCTGCATAGtggagagagtttgtgtgttgaggatcacacacacagacagcaggaAATAATTTCTCATACTTGTAATGAACACTCGGACCAAGGGATAGAGGTTCCAATTGCGGAACGCAACTGTCAGTTTATTAACCAAGGCACAAAAGGGCAGAGGCAAGATTCACAACAAGAGAGGCAAGCAGGTGGGTTCGGAAACGGTGGACAAAACGAGAAAGCGACGGTACTGGTAAAGGCAGGTTGGCAGAATAATCCACagggcaggcaggtcaggaggGAGGCTACTAAAGACGGGGACAGACGGGAACAGGGCAAGGGTAGAGAACCACAACAGGTAGCTAGTCAACGGCTTGTCACGTtaacaacaaacaatacctcaccaCCGAGTGGTGGCGGAGGACTGTCTTAAATAGGGGGAGCCAATGAGACGCAGGTTTTAGTATTCCGGTGAGATTGTGATCTTGAGCGAGAGCTGCGTTCAGGTCCACTACGTCGTGAGTGCGTAGCGGTACCGGGTAGAGGGTGCGAGTGGGTGGAGCTGGGACGCTGCGAGGACCTAACAACACTTCAAACAGGGATACGGCGTGTTGTATTCGGTCCTTTCCTCCAAAATAGAACTATGCCCAGTCAGAAGATCAAATCAAagatgagtgtgtttgtgtgtttggggggaggggggcaacCTGGGCGACTAATCACAGCCTCACCCAGGTTTCCATGTAATTTTCAAGAGCTGTTTTATTAATCCAGGGATAATGAGAAACCCTGATTAGCCATAAATGCAGTTTTTCCTTCTTAACCACActttaaacacacactcattcattGCAAAAAGTGTTGAATAGATTGACAGATAATGACAGGAACTATATGGTGTCACAAACTAATCAACTTATTTTCTATAAAGGAATTATAAGCTATATAAATTGTAGGTTATCTTAAGaacatacatgtttttattatacaaatgtgtaaaaagtaataaaattaaaaaacaaagcacCACAAGGTAAATTCCACCCTATGACTGATACTGAAACACCAAGATCCAGTCAAAGCAATTCATATGGCGCTGGCTTCAGTAAAGCACTACCTCCCTCTTGTGGAAATAGCAGTCGACtgataacaaaaatgtaaatcataAGACTGAGGGGTCTGGTGCAACTGTACTTACATaccgatcagctataacattttgaccacctgtctaatactGTGTAGCTCCcctttttgccaccaaaacagccctgacctgtcaaggcatggactccactagacctctgaaggtgttctgtggtatctggcaccaagacgttagcagcagatcctttaagtcctgtaagtcaCGAGGTgtggcctccatggatcggacttgtttgt is a window from the Esox lucius isolate fEsoLuc1 chromosome 12, fEsoLuc1.pri, whole genome shotgun sequence genome containing:
- the irx7 gene encoding iroquois homeobox 7, whose translation is MPASQTGLGNFFFERNINMRPGYQIPVLGCPPGMQQQQAPHLAAMAGIPLAYSGLQGYNFIPYPPHRHVAHINNSFDLKAVSSYHQALLGRGAPFFPQYRLGATEDPSRVAKVATRESTSALKAWLNEHLKNPYPTKGEKIMLAIVTKMSLTQVSTWFANARRRLKKENRVSWASKDKSDEEEGESDEEDVEGSLQKSRLDDEDEIDPQSLDDNSTPEPVDARLGKLSKEDQKDNERATNDLNVVQSDTSPSRLKVKVECQKPKIWSLAETATSETVRKPQDSACHPGTKVDKFWAEWASRNGLYIPAYPAHDIL